The Panthera uncia isolate 11264 chromosome B3 unlocalized genomic scaffold, Puncia_PCG_1.0 HiC_scaffold_1, whole genome shotgun sequence genome segment CCCGGGCCATGAAGTTCCAGTGGCAGCACGTGGACTCGAACCTCACCAACTATGGCCGCAACTACTGCAACGAAATGATGAGGCACCGGCAAATGACAGATGGACAGTGCAAGCCGGTGAACACCTTTGTACACGAGCCTCTGGCAGATGTCCAGGACGTCTGCCTCCAGGGAAATGTCACCTGCAAGAATGGGCAGCCCAACTGCCACCAGAGTTTCTCAAAGATGAATATCACTGACTGCCACCTGAGGCCTGGCTCCAGATACCCCAGATGTACATATGAGACCACCCAGAAACATAAATACATCATCGTGGCCTGTGAGGGGGACCCGTATGTGCCAGTCCACTTTGATGATTCTGTTTAGGTCTCCACCTGAGGCCGGAGCAGTGAGATGCACCCCCTCACCACTGTGACCCCTGcgtctcccctctcccttccctgccctgaggGAAATAACTCAAGTTGGTGCTCCTCTCCAGTACACAAATGCTTCCCTGCCCAAGGCTTGCCCTTGCATGGTTTGAGGGGTGAGGTGTGCCCCATGTTAACCACTTCACAGCTTCTTTCAATAAAACACAGTTGCATCcacctgtatttcttttcttttctttcttttttgaaagagagtgagggggggaggggcagggagggacagagagacagagagagaatccagctcccggcctgactcggggctcacaCTCGTgagctgagctgtgagatcataacctgagctgaagtcagatgcttaaccaactgagccacccgggcacccctccaCCTGAATTTCTGAAGCTGGCTTCATCCTCGTACTGTTTGTGTGATTGCTTTCCTGCCAGGGGTGAAAACTGACATTCTGGTTAGCTTTGGTAAGCATTGGATAGAATCATTCAATGCCTTCTCTCGTCTTGGTTTTTAGTAACCGGAGATCATTCCCCTCCttgtagattccttgatgccaaATATTAAGCTGTGAAGTATGGGCGATTTGGGATAGAAGGGAGCTCCAGTCTGGGACTGTCATGCTGGGTGAACTGACAGAGGGCAAGGCTCAAATACAAGAATGTCTGGCACAGAAGGAAGGACGGGGTAACCTCAGGAAGAGCCTGCTCAGCCCCTGGGTGGAGCAGACTGCATACAGGAGTGTATGAAAGTATGATCCTAAattgtccttttccttttttttttttttttttttgagtgagctatcactaaattagaaaaaaatagttatgtCCTAGTTGGAAAGTCGGAACCTTCAATGTAGGAATTAGAGGGCACTGTAGAGTTTATAAAATTGGAGAATAAGGAGATTTTGGCTTCTGTACCAACACTTTTGGAAGGTCCTGCCCAGAATGctgtagaaaaaaattctaataagtGATGTGGTTGAACCATAGCCTCTATTAAAGGCAGGATGGAGGTAAAGGTGTGTGTGCCATTCACCATCCCTAATGTCATCCCTGCCTTTTTACAGAGGAACAGCCTGAATCTCAGAAAGGTTCAGTGACTTGTTCATGGCCACtgctagttagtggcagagctggggctagACCCCAGTCCCCTGGCTTCCTTCCAGTTGGTGTCCTTTCTGCTACCAGAGTTGACTCAGGAAGAATACTCTGTAGTCTCTCTTTTACTAAGTGCTGTGGAGGGAGTTTGGTGGCTCTCTCCCTGAGCTCACTGGTGGCTCTCTCCCAGGTTCCCAGTGCACTTGGCCTGTGAATGCTCCATTCTTGGCACCACTTCTGTACAGTCATTGTAAAGGCTAGACTCAGCTTCTGTCGTCATTTAATCGTTACATCTGACCCCCCTCTTTACAGTTGCATTTGGCTCTAGACAAGGTCATAGAACTAGAGAAAGGCCCTACCTCCAACCTCTTTGCCCAGTTCTGTCATTGTCTTTATGTACCACACTCATAAATATCAGAAGAGACTGTGTTTCCCTTATGCAACATGAATCTTTCACATCTGTATGAGGGAGGAGGGCTGCAGGTGAGAGGGAGCCATTTGTCCCTCTCTGCGTGTGTGGGGGGGCATTTCTGTGGTAATGGGGATCACGTTCTTACTAGCAGTGAggatggaagagaaggaaacttgGAGTTTCTAGATATGTTCCTTGAGCCAGAATTTGTCTTAAGTTCATTTCACTTTTGTTCCCAAACCCAAAGCTCCTCAATTCCCTCCTGCTGGTGCTGAGAGAACACTTCACTGGAGCTTTTAAGAACTCTCACTTGGGGTGTGACTGCATCAATATCTGTGCACTCACCAGCTCTGGCTTCTGACCCCCCGCACATTCTGGGCCTGGGACTGCTGGGGGCTTCCATCTGGGGAATAAAGTGATGGGTGATGACAAAGGTCCATACCTGCACAGCCAGGGAGCTGGTGCAGAGGGAAAGTGCTCTGAATAGGAGGACACGTGGAGAAGAAAGACCTAGTCCTGTCCTGGAGAGGGTCAGGCACAATCAAGGAGAGAAAGACCTCAAACAGTCTGGTGACAAACCAGAGATCTCTGTTCAGCGGGGAGACTGTAGCTACCCCACAAATAAAGGCGTAAGTAACCCCTTCCAGGAGACTAATCCAGGCAGATTAATTTTAAGTTGGAGGTGCTAACACGTTAATTTGAATATCTGTTTAAAGGCAGAAATGGCCATATCCAGTGATTCTTCTAAGAAGGAAAGTGCTAATATTCAGAAAATTCTTTAAACCAAACAAGCTTCAGGAATTCTGCATTCTCAATGGACAGGTAAACACAGCTCAGTGTCCCAGCTCTTCCTTACTCCCACAGCTTCGAGTGCACCCACAAAATCACAGTGGCTCCTGCCCCACTGGTCCTCTCCTGGCCCTCTCTGGGGTAAACTCCTCCTTCAGTTTAGCAGCCAATAGACCCCTGCATAGTCAATGAGAATCACTCAGGTTCTTTCTTTCCAAGTGCTGCTTCATTAGTGCTTGCAGTTTGAGCTTTCTCTCTAACTGAAATGAAAGGCTGTTCCCAACACCCTCCTCCTGCCTTCTTAGACTGATTCAGCCCTCATGGAGCAAGTGGGAACACTAACGGGGCACTGAATCTATCTGTCTCAATGGAAAGCACTTCAGTATTGCCTTTGGGAC includes the following:
- the RNASE1 gene encoding ribonuclease pancreatic, with the translated sequence MSPPGGEDHLSLARGRTVYVSVLLLGKLCRGRDIFLEDPKGDCEPGRPQVGAGVLFLRQRFLSPLPFLARLSQGSETTMAQKRFCIWFPLLVLVLLALGYVQPSLGKESRAMKFQWQHVDSNLTNYGRNYCNEMMRHRQMTDGQCKPVNTFVHEPLADVQDVCLQGNVTCKNGQPNCHQSFSKMNITDCHLRPGSRYPRCTYETTQKHKYIIVACEGDPYVPVHFDDSV